In Pongo abelii isolate AG06213 chromosome X, NHGRI_mPonAbe1-v2.0_pri, whole genome shotgun sequence, one DNA window encodes the following:
- the LOC100452210 gene encoding cerebellar degeneration-related antigen 1 — translation MAWLEDMDFLEDVPLLEDIPLLEDVPLLEDVPLLEDTSRLEDINLMEDMALLEDVDLLEDTDFPEDLDFSEAMDLREDKDFLEDVDSLEDMALLEDVDLLEDMDFLEDLDFLEAIDLREDKDFLEDVDSLEDLEAIGRCGFSGRHGFFGRRRFSGRPKLSGRPGLLGRRGFSGRLGGYGKTWIFWKTWIFRKTYIGWKTWIFSGRCGLTGRPGFGGRHRFFWKTLTDWKTWISFWKTLIDWKTWISFWKTLIDGKI, via the coding sequence ATGGCTTGGTTGGAAGACATGGATTTTCTGGAAGACGTACCTTTGTTGGAAGACATACCTTTGTTGGAAGACGTACCTTTGTTGGAAGACGTACCTTTGTTGGAAGACACAAGTAGGCTGGAAGACATTAATTTGATGGAAGACATGGCTTTGTTGGAAGACGTGGATTTGCTGGAAGACACGGATTTCCCAGAAGACCTGGATTTTTCGGAAGCTATGGATTTGAGGGAAGACAAGGATTTTCTGGAAGACGTGGACAGTCTGGAAGACATGGCTTTGTTGGAAGACGTGGATTTGCTGGAAGACATGGATTTCCTGGAAGACCTGGATTTTTTGGAAGCTATAGATTTGAGGGAAGACAAGGATTTTCTGGAAGACGTGGATAGTCTGGAAGACCTGGAGGCCATTGGAAGATGTGGATTTTCTGGAAGACATGGCTTTTTTGGAAGACGTAGATTTTCAGGAAGACCCAAATTATCCGGAAGACCTGGATTGTTGGGAAGACGTGGATTTTCTGGAAGACTGGGAGGTTACGGGAAGACATGGATTTTCTGGAAGACGTGGATCTTCAGGAAGACATATATTGGCTGGAAGACCTGGATTTTTTCCGGAAGATGTGGATTGACTGGAAGACCTGGATTTGGTGGAAGACATAGATTTTTCTGGAAGACACTGACTGACTGGAAGACCTGGATTTCTTTCTGGAAGACACTGATTGACTGGAAGACCTGGATTTCTTTCTGGAAGACACTGATTGACGGGAAGATCTAG